One window of Zalophus californianus isolate mZalCal1 chromosome 3, mZalCal1.pri.v2, whole genome shotgun sequence genomic DNA carries:
- the LOC113920322 gene encoding translation initiation factor IF-2-like, with product MCQTNNQNKQLNDDFLNVQRKKKLTGLGDRMPKYRKVFKKRQVSHFDKGVHTAKIQSLLDSGAVTAETDQEGENKATSRGPVPAARGPGAGHALTWGSAPPQPPRAAGGNGAAGREGAPAVDPTRGPGALRPVRARRGESRRPGAPPRVACSSRLRRPLPRVPGDPALPPPTPRPEAATGETRRRSRALSARPSATLPAALRSGLGLRSPLCWHLPSFPATLGAPPSAPRSRPPPGYAAPPARPADCVESAPAAAGTREAMSPARAREGGRGSGRRGCLNLLESRSIWITRCCDNKVEGQTPYQLMNVSLRIQHRSIQDSHVITAGK from the exons ATGTGCCaaacaaataatcaaaacaaACAGCTTaatgatgactttttaaatgttcaaagaaagaagaaattaactgGTTTAGGAGATCGGATG ccaAAGTACAGAAAGGTGTTCAAGAAAAGACAAGTTTCACACTTTGACAAAGGTGTACATACAGCGAAAATTCAGAGTTTGCTTGACTCTGGGGCAGTGACCGCAGAAACAGACCAGGAAGGC gaaaacaaagccaCCTCCCGCGGTCCCGTACCTGCGGCGCGAGGGCCGGGCGCGGGCCACGCACTCACCTGGGGCTCggcgccgccgcagccgccgcggGCTGCGGGTGGGAACGGGGCCGCGGGGCGGGAGGGCGCCCCCGCAGTCGACCCGACCCGGGGCCCCGGCGCCCTCCGGCCGGTCCGCGCACGCCGCGGGGAAAGCAGGCGGCCGGGGGCGCCGCCGCGCGTCGCATGCAGCTCCCGGCTGCGGCGGCCGCTGCCAAGGGTACCAGGGGACCCTGCGCTGCCGCCCCCGACCCCGCGACCCGAGGCGGCGACGGGAGAGACGCGGCGCAGGAGCAGAGCGCTCTCGGCGCGCCCCTCAGCGACTCTTCCCGCCGCCCTCCGCAGCGGGCTGGGTCTCCGCTCGCCTTTGTGCTGGCATCTTCCTTCGTTCCCAGCGACACTCGGAGCTCCTCCGTCGGCTCCGCGCAGCCGCCCACCCCCGGGTTACGCCGCGCCCCCCGCGCGACCCGCCGATTGTGTCGAGTCAGCACCAGCCGCGGCGGGGACGCGCGAAGCCATGTCTCCAGCCCGCGCTCGAGAGGGCGGCCGGGGGTCCGGGCGCCGCGG CTGCTTGAATCTGCTTGAATCCAGATCCATCTGGATCACCAGGTGTTGTGACAATAAGGTGGAGGGCCAGACACCTTATCAGCTAATGAATGTGTCCCTCAGGATCCAGCACAGAAGTATACAG GATAGCCATGTGATCACTGCTGGCAAATAG